The genomic DNA CTCGTACTGCTGGGGGCCGGCGAACCGCTTCGCGCCGCGACCGAGCCCGCCCGTTCCGAGGGACCGTCCCATCCGGGAAAGCTGGTCGGAGCCGTAGGTGATGAGGACGGTGTCGCACAGGCCCTGTCTGATCGCGGCCGCCGCGTGCTGGACGTGGAACTCGAACGACGAGCCGCCGGTCATCGTGCCGTCGATGTAGCGGTGGTCGATGCCGAGGTACTCGGCCATGGTCACGGCGTCGTCGATCATCACCCCGCCGCCGCCGGCGTCGAGGTAGCCGTCGATCTCCCCCTTGGCCAGGCCGCAGTCGGCCAGCGCCCGCTGCATGGCCTGGGAGTGGTGCTGGACGCCGTCGAGGTCCGGCGCCTGTGGGTAGTCGCTCAGGCCCGTGCCGACGATGACGGGCGCCCGATCCGGCATCGAGGGGTGCTCAGTCCTCGATCGAGATGGCGGCCTTGGGGCAGAGCCGGACGGCCTGCTCGACCTTGTCCCTCATCTCCTCGGGTGGATTCTCGTTCAGGATGTAGAGGTTGTCGTCGTCGCGCACCTCGAAGACCTCGGGTGCCACGCC from Acidimicrobiales bacterium includes the following:
- a CDS encoding ferredoxin, whose translation is MRVVVDYDLCESNALCMGVAPEVFEVRDDDNLYILNENPPEEMRDKVEQAVRLCPKAAISIED